One segment of Papaver somniferum cultivar HN1 unplaced genomic scaffold, ASM357369v1 unplaced-scaffold_81, whole genome shotgun sequence DNA contains the following:
- the LOC113345228 gene encoding uncharacterized protein LOC113345228, which translates to MDHIMVSRCSKCWYFRSTKLEGTINGERTGLKGTYAAGIIDAEAGECMAILEGLKWAKEMELDNTHLVADAEVVVNSINNSSSSLRWENRKLLRDIKSLLSSFSVVKISCVRRENNQLADSISKKVRKDRLVLEEFSLDILCIETLRS; encoded by the exons ATGGATCATATCATGGTTTCAAGATGTTCAAAATGTTGGTACTTTAGATCGACAAAGTTGGAGGGAACTATTAATG GAGAGCGTACAGGGTTGAAAGGAACCTATGCAGCTGGAATAATAGACGCTGAAGCTGGAGAATGCATGGCAATTCTTGAAGGATTAAAATGGGCTAAAGAAATGGAGTTGGACAACACCCATCTGGTTGCTGATGCTGAagttgtggttaattcaattaatAATAGTTCATCATCTTTAAGATGGGAAAACAGAAAACTTTTGAGAGACATCAAATCTTTATTAAGTTCTTTTTCAGTCGTTAAGATCAGTTGTGTAAGAAGAGAAAATAATCAGTTAGCTGATTCTATCTCTAAAAAAGTCAGGAAAGATAGATTAGTGTTGGAAGAGTTTAGTCTTGACATCTTATGTATTGAAACTCTGCGATCCTGA